In the Triticum aestivum cultivar Chinese Spring chromosome 2B, IWGSC CS RefSeq v2.1, whole genome shotgun sequence genome, AAGTTGACCTTAAATAAGCTGTATGCTTGGAGCTTAGTTTCCTATGACCGAGTTGTTATGCTAGACTCTGACAATATGTTTCTCCAGAACACTGATGAATTATTTCAGTGTGGCCACTTCTGTGCAGTCTTCATCAACCCTTGCATCTTCCATACAGGCCTCTTTGTACTGAAGGTAGGATTACTTAATCAGCACACATCTCCTTTCTTCTGTAAACATTATTATCTTTTTGCAGATCTAAGACTAAAGTTGTGTTATTGCTTTGTTATTTGCAATGGTTATGAATGGAACTTTTGAGATCATTTTTGGATGCTTTGTTCGTTGTTCAGTATTTCATTTTACGAGTGATCTATCTGTCATTTGATGCTTCTTACTGCTTTATTTATTGTGTTGGATTAAAAATATATCTTTGTGGTTTTGTTGTCAACTTGTTTAGTACAGATTTTTTGTTTATCAAAATGTATTTTTTGACATAAATGTATTCATCTAAGACGCGTGATGCATAAGTTTTAAAAATATGTACTGTGCAGACTAACTTACGTAGAAAATATGTATTGTGCTGTAGGACTGGTCAATGATCATGGTTCTAAAACATTGAAACCCCTTTGTTATGCGCCAATATAATTATTGTTGACATTCTCACAGTTACTAATCAAccatttttctttcctttttttaacGAAAAGCACAACTATTCTTATGATCTCTTTTTTTTTGTAGCCTTCTATGGATGTTTTTAAGAACATGCTACATGAGCTAGCTGTTGGGCGTGAAAACCCAGATGGTGCAGATCAGGGCTTCCTTGCTAGCTATTTCCCAGACTTGCTTGATCAGCCAATGTTCCATCCACCAGCTAATGGCACCAAACTTGATGGAAATTATCGCCTTCCTCTAGGCTATCAGATGGATGCATCTTATTTTTGTGAGTATGACTACCGGTATATCATTATTCCATATGCATTTTCATGGCTAAGACTGATGAACTGCACTTTTTCAGATTTGAAGCTCCGGTGGAGTATTCCGTGTGGACCGAATAGTGTGGTTACATTTCCAAGTGCTCCATGGATGAAGCCATGGTACTGGTGGTCTTGGCCAGTTTTACCTCTGGGACTTTCTTGGCATGAACAACGTCGTGAAAACCTGGGGTGGGTAGTTTCTTTAGAAACTCTTTTTGTCATCCATATCTCTATTACATTCTCAAACTGTGATACTAATAGTACCTTGCACGAAATGTAGTCCCAGTCTCTCAGATAAGGAAGGCTATTTTGTTAAATGGTAGTAGCACACTAGCACTCATGTGTATTTATGTGATTGGTGGCATGTCTTTCTGGAATCACCATCTATCTTCTTTAGAATAAAGATACACAAGACAGCGCTTATGATGCTTCTTTAATTTTTTAGGATAGAATTCCATAAAGTAGGGGTTATGAACTTGTGATGCCCTTAAAAATTGGTATGGCTAAAGGAGCATCATTAATTGCTATGTAGAATGATGTTGCACAAAATTTTAGTTCGGAAACACATCATCAGTTACTGTTTCTGACAATGTTTGAACTTGGTGCAAAACAGGTATTCATCAGAGATACCGATGGCATTATTCCAGGCTCTACTGTACATTGGAGTCATCGCAGTGAACCGACTAGCACGGCCTAGTTTGTCGAAGCTCTGCTACAACAGAAGAATGGAGAAAAGCACCATGTTCTTACTCACCACGCTCAGAGTAGTGGCGGCATGGTCCATTCTTGCAGCCTACACCATTCCCTTCTTCCTCGTTCCACGGACCGTCCATCCGCTGCTAGGCTGGCCACTATACCTGCTTGGCTCTTTCTCCCTCTCTTTGATCGTCATCAACTTCTTCCTCCTCCACCCCCTTGCCGTCCTCACGACATGGTTCGGGATCATCGGCACGCTCTTTGTGATGGCATGCCCATGGTATATGAACGGCGTCGTCAGGGCGTTGGCGGTGTTCGCATACGCGTTTTTCTGCGCGCCGGTGGTCTGGGCGTCCTTGGTCAAGATAATGAGCTCCTTGCAGGTCCTGATCGAGAGGGACGCCTTCAGGCTTGGGGAGCCTAACCAGACGGCCGAGTTCACCAAGCTTTACTGAGGTGGGCAGGACAGATACATATGTGGTGACTTGTAGTGTCGTTCGATTTGATCAGCTAATCCCAGTTCATGTTGGCAATTCTGATGGCCATTTCAGCTGTACAAGTAAAACCGCCGAGTTTGGAAACTACAGTTGTTGAACCTATGTAACACGAACTGGAACCATTGGAACCCATGATTGTCCTCTTGGACATgtagatgatatatatatatggtgccGAGGAAAAGGGGAAATTGATGCTTGTGCGAATGTGTTGGTTCTGGTTCTGCCGAGGAGCATACTAGTAAATGTTTTTTGGTTTCTTGATTTGCTTTTGCTGTTGTCGACGAAAAATGGCCTTCCTCTAATTGATCTGATGTCTTCAGTTCTACCATCATGAGAAATGGCCAAATCTTTTGTCACTGTAGCTGTACATGATACCGATTTTGCCTCTCCATATGTCCTGGAGGCCAGAAGTTTTTTCTTTCTATTATTACCTCCATCCTGAATTACTTGTCTTTGATTTGTTCCCCAATTACTTGtcagtaatttgggacggagggagtgcaTTTTATGTCTTCAAAGTTGGGAGTTCAAAATCCGTGACTGGTAGCATGTTTCTTAACACCCAGTTATGGCTTTTCTTCTTCTGTTCCTTGTTTTTTTCAAGGAGGGCCCTAAGGGGTATTGGATTTTGGGTGTAAAACTGCAAATCAAGCCAAAGTAGACTAAAGTTGGTCTGGAAATGTGCAAGAGACTACGTTGGATAACTAAGCATGTTTGACAAAGATATCCTCCATCGTTCAAATGCAAGGCGTGTTTAAGAATTTCAGGTCCAAGCATTAGCCAACGATATCTATCACCATGTTAGCTTGAAAAACGATCTTGGCCTCTTTTGACTGCAATTTTGAATATTTTCCAACTATTAATGTGCAAAAAGAAAATGATCAAAGTTTAAATTGTTCAGTCATACATTATTATTATTGCCTCATCGTCGATAAGAACGTGTTATGTGTGCTGTGTGACCACTTACAATATTGCACACGCTGTGCGCGATTTGACTTTTTTTTGGCGGGTCGCGTGATGACTTATCTTGAGATTGATCAGATCCATTTTTCTTCTCGAGACAACTAGGCACGCCTAACGCCTGATATATTGATTAACGATCTAATATCGCTGTCATTAAAGAGATAAGAGTGCAGATCATGCGCACTAGTATTATACTCTACACAATAGAAGAAGACATCATTTGAAAAAGTCGCATGCAGATCAGGCCCACGGTTGTCCTTCCGCTGGCATCTACACAAGGCGGTGCCTTGTCGTCTCAGCCTCTTGCAGAGAGCTACAAAACAGAGCAGACGGAGGCGGTTGCCCACTGGCCACTACCTTCTCCGAGAATGAACGGGCGGGGGCTGCTGCTGCTCTGCCTCTTCCTCTCGGCCGCGCTGACCCCGCCGCGGCAGCTCGCCGTCGCCGGCGCAGCCTCCAGTTCCAAGGTGGTGACCAGCCTCCCCGGCTTCCAAGGCCAGCTCCCCTTCCACCTCGAGACCGGGTACCCATTTCTCGCTTTCTTCTTCAGCTAATTTCTCCACGCACCAAGGCGGATCACCTTGATCGACTCCATTAATTGGCTTCTGGACTTAAGGTACGTGGAGGTGGACGAGGAGAACGGCACCGAGCTGTTCTACTACTTCGTCGAGTCCGAGGCCGGCGCCCACAACGCCCCTTTCCTCCTCTGGCTCACCGGCGGCGACCGCTGCTCCGTACTCAGCGGCCTCGCCTTGGAGATCGGTACACCACGTTTACGTTCTCAAGCGTTGACTCGCCAATGCGATTGCTCTTTGACATCATATTATTCCATGCATGTGCACGGCAACTGCAGGTCCATTCCAGTTCGTCGCAGAGCCCTACAACGGCACAGTACCGCGCCTGCAAATCAACCCGTACTCATGGACCAAGGTCGATCCTGTTTCTTGCATACATATCATACGCAATGCCGGTTCATTCCTGTGTTGACAGCGTCCATCTGCATGCAGGTGGCAAATGTCCTTTTCGTCGATACACCGGTTGGGGCAGGATTTTCCTTCTCCAGGCGGCCTGAAGGTTACCATGTTGGGGAAGTATCTACCTCGTTGCAGCTCCATGAACTCCTCATCAAGGTATAGTTGCTGCTCTAATCCACTAATTAGTCTACTTCGATTTAGGCTTTTTCGAGGGATTTGGTACTAACTACGTAGTTTAATCCACTGTGACAACGTGTAGTGGTTCACTGACCATCCCGAGTTCCTCGCAAATCCTCTCTACATCGGGGGAGACTCTCTTGCTGGACAACTTGTACCATTTATCGCTCAAAAGATCTCAGAAGGTAGGTATTTAGATTCTCAAATGTATAATTGATTAAACTTCAACCTTGATTTTTAATTACGTTTACCTAGTTCAACTCTATATCCATGATTTGTGTTCTGCAGGTATTGAAGCTGGAAGGAGCCCCATCCTTAATCTCAAGGTAACCATCATAATTTTTTCCAAGAGACTCTATGCAGTACCTATCAATGCTAAGAGCTTGCATATATATCGATATATCGCATGTCGTAATTACGTTAATTTCCTCGCTCCCAGGGCTATCTGGTAGGCAACCCGGGTACCGGCGAAAACATTGATATTAGCTCCAGAGTGCCGTATGCTCATGGACTTGGTATAATATCAGATCAGTTATATGAGGTAATTAAGCGCATCCACATCCGTTTTTATTCCAATATATCTGCACGCACCAAAATTTTCTGCACTCCAAATGATATGCATGCtactctctcatttttttcttctgtaGACAATACTGGGGCATTGCCAAGGAGAAGACTACATGAATCCTAGAAATACACTGTGTGCTCAATCTCTAGGCACTTTCAATAATGTAAGGACGAGATATCCTACAAATACTTTCAAGCTGCCTACCAACTCGTATAACCACTTGACTGAAGGTTATGTATGAAATTCAAATTGCAGCTCCGCTCAGAAGTTATGGTTGCCCAAATTTTGTTGGACAATTGCGTTTATGCATCTCCTAGGCCAGGCATCGAGACGGACAAGTCAGCTGGTGCTGCTCGGAAGATCCTAAGCGAGGAAGCAGTAATCGTAACGGGGAAACGAGTAAAACACCCGCCACCTCGTGTGCCATTGGGCTGCATTGTAAGTCAACATAGTAGAGCCACATACTACCTCTCTAACCATTGAAGTACTATATGTTTCCATTGCTTTAGTTGACTTGATCCTACATACGCCATGCATGGGCGCAGAGCTACACGGCTTACCTGTCGTATTTCTGGGCAAACGACGAGCTCACCCGAGACGCCCTGGGGATCAAGGACGGCACCGTGGACGAGTGGGTGAGGTGCCACGACGGCGACCTGCCGTACGCCGTGGACATCGGGAGCAGCATCAAGTACCACTGGAATGTCACCGTCAATGGTTACCGTGCGCTGGTGTACAGGTAATAAGTGAGACTCGGATACTCGGATAGGTATCGTCTTCAAGGTGGTTTGTTCGTTCGTTGCTACTGAAACTCGGATATTTGATCAGCTGAAAGCCGGAACCTGACTGAGTTTTTTGATTGGTGTCGGCAGCGGCGACCACGATGCGATTGTGCCGCACCTGGGGACGCAGGCGTGGGTGAGGTCTCTCGGTTTCCCCATCGTCGACGACTGGAGGGCCTGGCATCTCGACGGCCAGTCTGCCGGGTTCGTCATCCTTCCATTTCGATTGCCTTGCCTGCTCTGTTTTCCTCACTCGCTAACAGCGATGCCTCTGCTTGATTTATTTTTCACGGGTCTGCAGATTCACCATAACTTACTCCAACAACATGACATTCGCGACCGTCAAGGTAATGATATTTTCTGACCGCGTATGTGCTGCGCGTGGTTATTCATGGATTGTCAGTTTTAAGCTGTTGTTGCCGCCGGTTGGTTTTGCAGGGAGCCGGGCACACGGCGCCCCAGTACGAGCCCGAGAGGTGCTACGCCATGTTCAACCGGTGGATACTGGACCAGCCACTCTAGTCTACACGTATGTAACATCATCTAGTAGGTCTAGGATGTATATGTTCGTCTACACATACCTTATTTGGTGAAGTTTGTTCGGATTAGCGGTGTGGCCTAAACTTGTTTCTTACTTATAGTGGGAATTGAATACTTTTGTGTCTGGTTAACTGCAAAGCCCCCGCCCCCCGCGCCCCTCCTTCATTTTCACAATATGGTTAGTTCGAAGATAATTTTGCATTTCACTCTTTTCATAAAATCATGTGAGATATATGTGGACCATAATTTTCCAGTAGCCAAATGGCTGAGATATATGTGGATCAGGTTTTCTGtaagggctttattaatttaaagccggtcGGTAGcctttttttgtaaaaaaaaaaataGCCACTGAGGTTTAGAAGTTGGCTGGATGTGGATTTGTAAGGTCAATGCAATACCTTGAGAGGCATGTTACATGGAAGTGCGGCGGGAGAGGGCTCAGGTGTTCCCGGGCGGAAATTCCCTAAATCAAGAATATTTTCGTTGTGAAAACTATGTATGAGCAGCTATCTTGAGTTGGTTTGCACACATCCTTTAAGCATACTATATGACCCACTGCGCCTTCATGCAAAAAATAACTTGCGGTCAAGAGAAGTGAAGCGAACTATTGGAAGGACCGTCATGAGAACCTGTAACGTGGATGTATACCTGCCAACACCCATGACCAGTGGGGGCCTGGGTCTCACTTGTTTCTTACTTATAGTGGGAATTGAAATACTTTTGTGTCTGGTTAACTGCAAAGCCCCCCCCACCCCAACCCTCCTAATCCTATTTTCATACTTCTGTCGCTCCATCCCCGTATGGGTGGAGAACCCGTCACTGTCTCGGTTGTGATACCACAGACTCTAGGAGAGAGCACTCATCTTGGGGTGGGCTTACTACTTGTATGCTTTCAGCAGTTATCCTCTTCACACTTGGCCACACAACGTTTACCGTACGCACGATAACTGGTACATCAGAAGTGCGTCCTTCCCGGTCctctcgtcccccccccccccccccccatttcatTTTCACAATATTTTAGTTCGAAGCTAATTTTGCATTTCACTCTTTTCGTTAAATTATGTGAGATATATGTGGACCATAATTTTACAATAGCCAAATGGCCGAGATATATATGCGGGCCAGGTTTCCTGTAaaggctttattaatttaaagccggtaGCCTTTTTCTTCTAAAAAAATAGCTACTGAGGTTTAGAAGTTGGCTGGATGTGGATTTGCAAGGTGAATGCAATACCTTAGAGGCATGTTACATGGAATTGCCACGGGAGAGGGCTTAGGTGTTCCCGGGTGGAAATTATGGTCCACGTATATGTGCAAACCAAATCAAGAATGTTTTCATTGTGAAAACTATGTATGAGCAGCTATCTTGAGTTGGTTTGCACATATCCTTTAAGCATACTGGATGTCCCGCTACGCCCTTCACGCAAAAAACAACTTGTGGCCGAGAGAAGTGAAGCAAACTATTGGAAGGACCTCATGAGAACCTGTAAGGTGGATGTATACCTGCCAATACCCATGACCAGTGGTGGTGTCAGCCCCACAAAATCTTCGTGAACCATTGTCGAAGTAAATAACCACGGGTAGCCTTATCCGCTCCCCCCGGTTCTTCAAAACAacgggccgactgcgcccctcaatCATCCAAGACGAAGGGccgccttctcatggccggctggCCCCGTGGCCGGTTGCAGGAAGGCGGCAAGGTTCAGCAAGCCGTCCCGAAGCGGGCCGACTCCAAGCAGGCGGCCACCAgagtggccgactcctagcaggcgaccAGACATataccctcaaagtctgcacccacataacggcgataagacggggcgtggctacagtgaagcctgccacccccgaatcccggagcgagCGTGGCTACAGTTCACCGTACCAGGCGGCCATCCctcgtccggcgcgacactgttgccatgttgaccacgACGTCACCCACGACGAGCTGTCAGTAcggccgcaggcggcgggcccctcctGCCAGAGAGCCACCAGAAGGCGGCTTGACCCTACCAGTCGGCACGGTGGGaggccggctcccaacagccggccTGCCTTCACCCTAGAAGCTTGTGCACCATTAAGCATATAAGAcagggtaaggctacagtgaatgcccgccaggcggtggcactgtagccatgcttgcccCGACAAAGCCATCATCATCGAGggcgatgagggagtcctggattagggggtcctcggacagc is a window encoding:
- the LOC123046385 gene encoding putative glucuronosyltransferase PGSIP8, translating into MGRFAGLRWLLLLWVAAGALAAEEDSKAAVGAPGPRRHAYAAMMYMGTPRDYEFYVATRVMMRSLRGFGADADRVVIASLDVPPRWVQALKDDGVKVVSVDNLKNPYEKQDNFNSRFKLTLNKLYAWSLVSYDRVVMLDSDNMFLQNTDELFQCGHFCAVFINPCIFHTGLFVLKPSMDVFKNMLHELAVGRENPDGADQGFLASYFPDLLDQPMFHPPANGTKLDGNYRLPLGYQMDASYFYLKLRWSIPCGPNSVVTFPSAPWMKPWYWWSWPVLPLGLSWHEQRRENLGYSSEIPMALFQALLYIGVIAVNRLARPSLSKLCYNRRMEKSTMFLLTTLRVVAAWSILAAYTIPFFLVPRTVHPLLGWPLYLLGSFSLSLIVINFFLLHPLAVLTTWFGIIGTLFVMACPWYMNGVVRALAVFAYAFFCAPVVWASLVKIMSSLQVLIERDAFRLGEPNQTAEFTKLY
- the LOC123046384 gene encoding serine carboxypeptidase-like 7 — protein: MQIRPTVVLPLASTQGGALSSQPLAESYKTEQTEAVAHWPLPSPRMNGRGLLLLCLFLSAALTPPRQLAVAGAASSSKVVTSLPGFQGQLPFHLETGYVEVDEENGTELFYYFVESEAGAHNAPFLLWLTGGDRCSVLSGLALEIGPFQFVAEPYNGTVPRLQINPYSWTKVANVLFVDTPVGAGFSFSRRPEGYHVGEVSTSLQLHELLIKWFTDHPEFLANPLYIGGDSLAGQLVPFIAQKISEGIEAGRSPILNLKGYLVGNPGTGENIDISSRVPYAHGLGIISDQLYETILGHCQGEDYMNPRNTLCAQSLGTFNNLRSEVMVAQILLDNCVYASPRPGIETDKSAGAARKILSEEAVIVTGKRVKHPPPRVPLGCISYTAYLSYFWANDELTRDALGIKDGTVDEWVRCHDGDLPYAVDIGSSIKYHWNVTVNGYRALVYSGDHDAIVPHLGTQAWVRSLGFPIVDDWRAWHLDGQSAGFTITYSNNMTFATVKGAGHTAPQYEPERCYAMFNRWILDQPL